From one Lolium rigidum isolate FL_2022 chromosome 4, APGP_CSIRO_Lrig_0.1, whole genome shotgun sequence genomic stretch:
- the LOC124648072 gene encoding zinc finger protein ZAT4-like produces the protein MDRHTCKLCFRRFQNGRALGGHMRSHVMAAAAAAATAAAYSPPQQRQQSPPVSFASTSSTDIDGKLTQPSRLSCFLREDPRRSCKVRAPEFSGAVVAGESSVVQDGESDTESPRGGAGFGVSRRRSKRARRRAAPDPEPASSVSDATREEDVAMSLVMLSRDSWTRSRSEPEEPHWARASWEAEQDDSRVNVLDEEEYDGKATAARPRGGRHQCGACRKVFRSYQALGGHRASVKKGKGGCVPPPAGRAYGADAPAVHECPFCFRVFGSGQALGGHKRAHTPFGGAGAPSPAKCGDSFGPFDLNVPVAFDDDFELSAVYDAEFGSERIS, from the coding sequence ATGGACAGGCACACCTGCAAGCTCTGCTTCCGGCGGTTCCAGAACGGCCGCGCGCTCGGCGGCCACATGCGCTCCCATGTCATGGCggcggcagccgccgctgccaccgccgcTGCGTACTCGCCACCGCAGCAGCGGCAGCAGTCCCCGCCGGTCTCCTTCGCCTCCACCTCGTCGACGGACATTGATGGTAAGCTAACGCAGCCGAGCAGGCTGTCCTGCTTCCTGCGCGAGGATCCCAGGAGAAGCTGCAAGGTACGCGCGCCTGAATTCTCCGGTGCCGTGGTGGCCGGCGAGTCGTCAGTCGTGCAGGACGGCGAGAGCGACACCGAGTCCCCGCGCGGAGGCGCGGGGTTCGGCGTCAGCCGCCGCCGCTCGAAGCGTGCGCGCCGGCGCGCGGCGCCGGATCCCGAGCCGGCGAGCAGCGTGTCCGACGCGACGCGGGAGGAGGACGTGGCCATGTCGCTGGTGATGCTGTCTCGGGACTCGTGGACGCGGTCCAGATCCGAGCCGGAAGAGCCCCACTGGGCCCGGGCGAGCTGGGAGGCCGAGCAAGACGACAGCAGGGTCAACGTGCTGGACGAGGAGGAGTACGACGGcaaggcgacggccgcgcgcccgCGCGGCGGCAGGCACCAGTGCGGCGCGTGCAGGAAGGTGTTCCGGTCGTACCAGGCCCTGGGCGGCCACCGCGCCAGCGTCAAGAAGGGCAAGGGCGGCTGCGTGCCACCGCCGGCGGGCCGCGCTTACGGCGCCGACGCCCCGGCCGTCCACGAGTGCCCGTTCTGCTTCCGCGTGTTCGGGTCCGGCCAGGCCCTGGGCGGCCACAAGCGTGCGCACACGCCGTtcggcggcgcgggcgcgccCTCTCCGGCGAAATGCGGCGACAGCTTCGGGCCCTTCGACCTCAACGTGCCCGTCGCGttcgacgacgacttcgagctcTCCGCCGTGTACGACGCCGAGTTCGGCAGTGAGAGGATCAGCTGA